In a single window of the Corvus hawaiiensis isolate bCorHaw1 chromosome 19, bCorHaw1.pri.cur, whole genome shotgun sequence genome:
- the LOC125336055 gene encoding uncharacterized protein LOC125336055, with translation MPRSGASLYIKTLKAMDTMLRTLVLSFPVSSVSQELQDIFEMLLDFTRAERVVWERAVGRIGVLTLLPSNYSTLESDLKTPTGQMEESRGRTVPERPLQAPERANDSSWLPVYEEAEEAVDFIMAFVSSLDKDTHKFTFLKSVYVLCKTALKRGLTQGLDLFCQTCEVVDNIKDILEKEPRDHVSLRVRYLAMITIDELSLVENVLEGKTKSLLSACFSSVFWLPPEREMPRSGASLYIKTLKAMDTMLRTLVLSFPVSSVSQELQDIFEMLLDFTKSEREVVQERALGRIGVLTYLMSNYSILKASVNFGRDSSGRVCPEDISIPIVGKLLARLILFRCSSEHTSYTAFHALFSLAEFLYKSRPIDRSDQLVWEGVTTSSLCSLSTKDCTQAFGRYLRSSERTDVILEAIGALRDDSILDKEVPSSMLDVAMRDPDSWLMDVPKIVSCILETLPCITTESGCKKVESLFLLMTNEYGSAVLISLCEMAFQGDSTVQELCDTLSSMPEILDKVLTGLATLLRNQWCNPRREGTCASRRASSSGQIDVEELGDEPNVWSDQEHVDVLMAFVLLEVLAELSERAEMAKKVDAFLPSMMKILEAGSEDEKLKIIVVFRNILGQLKKAKASSIAMMLVGKVLPLFDSECSQLRELSLLLFRDLLKAVLSRDEKKMRRNIQSALVPLLFRLNDHIPSVAKASREALFAAAELLKWKQLKHLLQRERMWELGECLLLRRSSRAEEYMHQSLPYLRDSQSSVRLAAVRFIRSATTHMRDQDLETQTDVLSALQPLETDRDISISSMAAHAGSILRAPRVRRRSSVILQMLCCWCR, from the exons ATGCCACGCTCAGGCGCTTCCCTCTACATCAAG ACCCTGAAGGCCATGGACACAATGCTGAGGACATTGGTGCTCAGCTTTCCTGTCTCCAGtgtcagccaggagctgcaggacatcTTTGAG ATGCTGCTGGACTTCACCAGAGCTGAGAGAGTTGTGTGGGagagggctgtgggcaggattGGTGTCCTGACCCTTTTGCCATCCAATTATTCCACTCTGGAG AGCGATCTGAAGACACCTACAGGGCAGATGGAGGAGTCCCGTGGTCGGACTGTGCCTGAGCGGCCTCTGCAGGCCCCAGAAAGGGCAAACG ATTCCAGCTGGTTGCCTGTATatgaagaagcagaggaagcTGTGGATTTCATCATGGCCTTTGTCAGCAGCCTTGACAAG gacaccCACAAGTTCACATTTCTGAAGAGTGTCTACGTGCTGTGCAAAACCGCCTTGAAACGTGGCTTGACCCAGGGCCTGGATTTATTCTGCCAAACGTGCGAAGTGGTGGACAACATCAAG GACATCCTGGAAAAGGAGCCAAGGGACCATGTGTCCTTACGGGTCCGGTATCTCGCCATGATTACCATCGATGAATTAAG CTTGGTGGAGAATGTGCTGGAGGGCAAAACCAAGAGCCTCCTCTCTGCGTGTTTCTCAAGTGTCTTCTGGCTTCCCCCAGAAAGGGAAATGCCACGCTCAGGCGCTTCCCTCTACATCAAG ACCCTGAAGGCCATGGACACAATGCTGAGGACACTGGTGCTCAGCTTTCCTGTCTCCAGtgtcagccaggagctgcaggacatcTTTGAG ATGCTGCTGGACTTCACCAAGTCTGAGAGAGAAGTTGTGCAGGAGAGGGCTCTGGGGAGGATCGGTGTCCTTACTTATTTGATGTCCAACTATTCCATTCTGAAG GCCTCTGTCAACTTTGGAAGAGACAGTTCTGGACGTGTCTGCCCTGAAGACATCTCAATCCCAATCGTGGGAAAGCTGCTGGCACGTCTCATTCTTTTCCGATGTTCCAGTGAACATACAAGCTATACAGCCTTCCATGCTCTTTTTTCCCTCGCTGAATTCCTCT ACAAGTCAAGGCCAATTGACAGGTCAGACCAGCTCGTTTGGGAAGGTGTGACCACCTCCTCCTTGTGTTCCCTGAGCACCAAGGACTGTACCCAG GCCTTTGGAAGATATCTCCGCTCTAGCGAGAGGACAGACGTCATCCTCGAGGCCATTGGGGCGTTGAGAGATGACAGCATCCTTGACAAGGAGGTGCCCAGCAGCATGCTGGATGTGGCCATGAGAGACCCAGACTCCTGGCTGATGGAT GTGCCCAAGATAGTCAGCTGCATCCTTGAAACCCTGCCATGCATCACCACGGAGTCAGGCTGTAAGAAAGTGGAGTCACTGTTTCTCCTGATGACCAACGAGTATGGCTCAGCAGTGCTCATCAGCCTGTGTGAGATGGCTTTTCAAGGAGACAG CACTGTGCAGGAACTGTGCGACACTCTGTCCTCCATGCCTGAGATCTTGGACAAGGTCCTAACGGGATTGGCTACCTTGCTCCGCAACCAGTGGTGCAACCCTCGCAGAGAAGGCACCTGCGCCTCTCGCAGAGCC TCGTCCTCGGGGCAGATTGATGTGGAGGAGTTGGGTGACGAGCCCAACGTCTGGAGCGATCAGGAGCATGTCGATGTGCTGATGGCCTTCGTGTTGCTGGAAGTCCTCGCTGAGCTGTCAGAGAGAGCTGAGATG gcaaaaaaagttgACGCCTTCCTGCCAAGCATGATGAAGATACTGGAAGCTGGCAGTGAAGATGAAAAGCTGAAGATCATTGTGGTCTTCCGAAATATCCTGGGTCAGCTGAAAAAGGCAAAGGCCAGCTCCATCGCCATGATGCTGGTGGGGAAGGTGCTGCCGCTCTTTGACTCG GAGTGCAGCCAGCTGCGAGAGCTCTCCCTGTTGCTCTTCAGAGACCTGCTGAAGGCTGTGTTGAGTAGGGATGagaagaagatgaggaggaaCATTCAGAGTGCTCTGGTCCCTCTTCTCTTCCGTCTGAATGACCATATCCCCAGCGTGGCTAAG GCCTCCAGGGAAGCcctttttgctgctgcagagcttctCAAATGGAAGCAGCTCAAGcacctgctgcagagagagcGGATGTGGGAGCTTGGAGAATGCTTG ctgctgaggaggagcagcagggctgaagAGTACATGCATCAGAGCCTGCCCTACCTGAGGGACTCTCAGTCCTCCGTGCGCCTGGCGGCCGTCAGGTTCATCA GGAGCGCCACGACACACATGAGGGACCAGGATTTGGAGACTCAGACTGACGTCCTCAGTG CCCTTCAGCCCTTGGAGACGGACAGGGACATCTCGATCAGTTCCATGGCAGCCCACGCTGGCTCGATCCTAAGAGCTCCAAGGGTGCGGCGAAGATCATCGGTCATTCTCcaaatgctgtgctgctggtgccggtga